The Chthoniobacterales bacterium genome includes the window TCAGCTCCGGCAACATCGCGGCAAAGACCTGCAACGCATCCTTTACGGTCGCAGTCGAGTCGAAAAGAGGCGGTTTATCTTCCTGGAGATCGCGCTGATAGGAGATGGGCAAACCCTTCAGGGTGGTGAGGAGCGCCAGAAGATTTCCGTAGAGCCGTCCGGTCTTGCCGCGGGTCAGCTCCGCCATGTCCGGGTTCTTCTTCTGCGGCATCAGGCTGGAACCGGTCGAGAAAGCATCGCTGAACGTAATGAATCCGAACTCGGACGTGCTCCACAGGATCAGTTCCTCGCTGAACCGGGAGAGATGCATCCCGATCATGGCCAGGCCAAAGAGAAACTCGGCCACGAAGTCACGATCGCCCACGGCGTCGAGGCTGTTCTGGCTCACCTTTGCAAACCCGAGCTCGCGCGCGATTGCTTCGCGGTCGAGCACGATGGTCGAGCCGGCCATGGCGCCGGAGCCAAGAGGCAAAACGTCGGCGCGCCGTGCGCAATCAAGAATCCGGCCATGATCCCGCTCCAGCGCTTCGAGGTGCGCGAGGAAATAATGACCAAGCACAATCGGCTGCGCGCGCTGGAAATGGGTGTAGCCGGGGAGGACCGTGTTTTGAAAACGTTCCGCCAAATTCAGGAGCGCGCGCTGAAGCTCGCGCAAATGCCGGCAAACTTCGGCTGCTTCCGCCTTCACAAAGAGCCGCAGATCGAGCGCCACCTGGTCGTTCCGGCTGCGCGCGGTATGCAGCTTCGCGCCCGCGGCGCCGATCCGCTGGGTGAGCACCGACTCAATATTCATGTGCACATCTTCGAGCGAGCGCTCCCAGCGAAAATCGCCCGCGGCGATTTCCGCCTCGATCACGGTCAGGGCCGCTTTGATCTGGTCGTGCTCCTCCTTCGTCAGGATTCCCGCTTTGACCAGCGCGGCCGCATGCGCCAGCGAGCCCTTGATATCGTGGGCGGAGAGGCGCCAATCGATCGAGACCGATTCGCTGTAGAGCTGCGCCGTTTCGCTCGGTGGTTTCTCGAATGGTCCGTGGCGCATGGTTACATCGGACGCTCGCGCGTCACGGTTACGGAAACAAATTCGACCCCGGGCAAAATGTATTTTCGCAGCTCGATCATGACGCGACGGAGGGCGAACTTTGCGAGCAGATGCCGGGCGAGAGCGTCTGCCAGCGTTTCGACGAGCCGATCGCGCCGGCCTTGGACGAACCTCCTCACTTCATCGCAAACCTCGGCATAATTCACCGCCTGGTTGATGTCGTCGTTCAGCTCCGCCGCCTGCGTCTTCGGCCAGGAGGTAACGCTGATGGTGAGACGTTGTGGCTTGGAGCGCTCCTCATCCGGCACGCCGATCTGGGCGAGCACTTCGATCTGCTCGAGGCGAACGACATCGCCGGAATATTCAGGTGTCATCTTCGAGAACTCGCGTCTGGTTGAAGAATGCCTGATGTCTCGCGAAGGGCAAGGCGCCCGGACGGTCGAGCGTTGGACCGGCAACCATTCCATCGTGCCGCGGCCCTCAATTTAGTTCCCAAAGCAAGAATCGGCTTGCCTACCCGCTCGGAAAATTACAACAATCAAGCGCCCGCAAAAGAAAGGCCTCTATGTCGCACCTAACTAATCCCCAGACTGTAACTCCATCTTCCAGCGGACGGAGTGCCCATTCGCCGCGGCGCACCGTGCTCCTCGTGACCAGTCTCTTATTTATGGCTTTCTCGGCGGCGAAAGCGGTCACGCCAGCTCCGGACGGCGGTTACCCCAATGACAATACCGCGGAAGGGGACGATGCGCTTTTCAGCCTTGCCAACGGCTTCTCCAATACCGCCATCGGCCGTTCCGCGATGTTCAGCAATATGGACGGCTCCGAAAACACCGCCAGCGGACTCCAGGCGCTTTATAGCAATAGCACGGGCAACTTCAACACGGCCACGGGAGCCAATGCGCTTTTCGCCAACACGGAGGGGCAACAAAACACGGCGACGGGTAGCTATGCGCTTCTTAATAATCGAACCGGCAACTTCAACACGGCTACGGGAATGTTTTCGCTTTCATCCAATGTTGATGGACAGCAAAATACCGCCTCCGGCAGCTATTCGCTCCTAAGCAACCAGGACGGAAACGGGAATACCGCGATCGGCTATCTTTCCCTGAACGGTAACACCACCGGAAATCGGAATACCGCCATCGGTCTTCAGGCCCTCTCCAATAACACCGCGGGGAGTAACAACCTGGCGCTCGGCGACAGCGCAGGTTTCAATACCACCGGAAGCAATAATATCCTCATCGGTAATCTCGGCGCCGCAGGCGAGGCCGGCACCATCCGGCTGGGGCGGCCCGGCGTTCACTCTTCCACCTTCATCGCGGGCATAAATGGTCAAACCATCACCGACCCCCAGCCTGTCGTCATCGGCGCCAATGGGCAGCTCGGCACTGCTGACATCAGCACCCTCCAAGGTCCGCAAGGCGAGACTGGGCCGCAAGGTCCCCAGGGCGAAACAGGACCCCAAGGTCCCCAGGGGGCGACAGGACCTGCTGGCCCGCAAGGCGGGCCGGGTGCAACCGGTCCTGCGGGACCTCAAGGGCCACAGGGAGCAACGGGAGCGACCGGCCCAGCTGGCCCGCAGGGGCCCACCGGCAATACTGGAGCGACCGGTCCGGCTGGTCCTCAGGGGCCCGCCGGCGATGGTCTCGTCTCGGGCGCCACGCTCCTCATGAGACAGGGTTCGCCTGGTCCATCCGGGTTCGTGAAGCTCGGAACGACGCAGGTCCAATACAAAGATCTGCTTGGCAAGAACCAGGTCGTCAATTTCGACGTTTACCAAAAGCCGTAGAGAACGTTTCGCTTCCTGCCGCTCCCGCTTGTCGCGGCCGGGGTTCCCACGCTGGCTGGTTTGCTTTGCGTCATTTCGTGCACGCCTGGATCGCGGCCTTGGAATGATGCGTTTTTCCGGACAACGCCGCGAGAAAAGTTCTCGGCCTGCGGTTTCTCCGGAACTTGGCTGCTCC containing:
- the argH gene encoding argininosuccinate lyase encodes the protein MRHGPFEKPPSETAQLYSESVSIDWRLSAHDIKGSLAHAAALVKAGILTKEEHDQIKAALTVIEAEIAAGDFRWERSLEDVHMNIESVLTQRIGAAGAKLHTARSRNDQVALDLRLFVKAEAAEVCRHLRELQRALLNLAERFQNTVLPGYTHFQRAQPIVLGHYFLAHLEALERDHGRILDCARRADVLPLGSGAMAGSTIVLDREAIARELGFAKVSQNSLDAVGDRDFVAEFLFGLAMIGMHLSRFSEELILWSTSEFGFITFSDAFSTGSSLMPQKKNPDMAELTRGKTGRLYGNLLALLTTLKGLPISYQRDLQEDKPPLFDSTATVKDALQVFAAMLPELTINTAAMESAAKDPGLLATDLAEYLVKKGMPFREAHEAVGKLVARAFNSKQALNNVSLLEMQEISPLFQDDVLKVFDVRASLAQRTAVGAPSPENVAGQIARWKSLL
- the folB gene encoding dihydroneopterin aldolase, giving the protein MTPEYSGDVVRLEQIEVLAQIGVPDEERSKPQRLTISVTSWPKTQAAELNDDINQAVNYAEVCDEVRRFVQGRRDRLVETLADALARHLLAKFALRRVMIELRKYILPGVEFVSVTVTRERPM